GCTGAGCTAAATCCAAATGGATCAAAGTAAAGCCCAAACTAGTCGGCTCATGTCCAACCCTAGGTCCGGCTTGCCACTTTAGCCTGTCCCGCGACGTGTCGAAGGATCGCTGCAATCCACCTGATTCCTGTCTTTTCACTTGCCTTATCTCACGCTCTCTCACACTCCTCTTCACTTTCCACTTTGCTTCCATGGCCGAGCTACAGCAGCCCGACGCCCCCATCACCGCCGCTGCCATCCCTTCCGCCACCGCGACAACCACCACCTCCAATACAACATCTATAGCTCCACCACCTCCCCCATCCGATAACCCTCCAACCAACAACGTCAATAGCAACAACTTAGGCCTCAGTTTGGCTCCGAAACGGCAGCGCCGACCAAGTGTTCGATTAGGCGAGATCGGAAACTCACCTTCCGACACTCACTTCCGACGAGGCCCCAAAACCTGGCGTTTCCATAAGGATCCTACCCTCGCTGCTAAAACCTCAAAGACCCGCCCTTTAACTAACCTCGTTAACGGCGGCGCCGGCGGCGATAATTATGACGACAACAACACCATCGTCGAGAACAACAACAATTACAACTTTAATTTGGGAAATCGGAAGTCGAAATCGAGGAAACCCACGAAGAGAGTGAGGACAAATTGGCATTCATCTAAGTTCGATACGCTCATTCACGAAGAAGCAAACTTTTTCAGGGAAGACAACAATGATAACGAAGAGTTTCGGGAATTCGAGCCGTCACCGGGCTCGGAAAGCCCAGTAAAAGAGCATAGCCCTGTAAACTCTATGGAACACATGGGCCTTCAGTATTGGGATCGGAGGGGGATTAGGACTAGAGTGTCCGAAAGCAGAGACCATCACGATGACCTCAATAATGAAGGAGTAAATTCAGGGGATAAGAGCAGCATTGGAGTAAGGGAGTGGTTGATTGGTTTGGGGTTGGGGAGATACGCACCCGTTTTCGAGATACACGAGGTTGATGATGAGGTATTGCCCATGTTGACTCTGGAGGATCTCAAGGATATGGGGATTAATGCTGTTGGTTCCAGAAGAAAAATGTACAATGCGCTACTCAAGCTGCGGAAAGGCTTTTCATGAGTTGAGTTTACCGTTTAATGATTTTAATGTTTGATTAGGTTTTATTTTTCTGCTTACTTTCCTTTTTGCTCATTAACATGGATAATTAAATATCAAGTGGTGTTAGTTTTCGAGCTGGATTtttgctccttcttcttctgccTTTGCTATGTTAGTTATTGTGAAATGTTATTGTTGATATACGAATGAGAATGACATATGAGGAGTACTTTTTATTGATTAAGGAAgtgtaaatttttttttatataaatgaaCTAgtcaaaatataagttttaaagaaGTCAATCAGTGCTTACCTTCAATACACCTGCATTTacttaaaagaaataaaggaagtCACCTTTAGGATATGGTGTGTTCTGGAGTATTAATTTGTGTGCCAAATGGTTAGCTATGACCTATGTTGAACGGACTATCCAAAATATTGTTGCATTCGTGTCGGATCCTCCATAAATGCACTTGATGacatttttggagagtccgagcaacatagactATGACTATGTACATTTGAAGCACTTTAGCTGCAAGATCTCCTCTCTAGTCTTCATGTTTTGCGGGTGTTTAGTTCCGCTTCCTTAGTAAGATCCTTTGTAGTCGTTATCAAAAAGAGATCTTCTCTTGTATTAACTTGCATAGAGCTTAAAGAACTTTTCGTAGTAGTTGGAAATTTTAATTACTATGTATACAACAATTGGTGAATCATTTGCCTATGAGAAAAAAATGTTGAATCATTTGATGAAACAAATATGAATGACTTTCTAGAAATGCATGATGTATGAGAGCCTATCTTAGACTTACACTAAGTCTTTCACCAAAGCATACTTCAGATAGTCCCTGCTTTGTTAGCTTCCAACTGTACTATAAAAGATTTCCTTGTAGGAACCTTACATCTTCTTGGTTTGATGATCTTATCGAGAATCACCTTTGCAGACTTAGCCTTCTTCTCCAAAGACTGTAATTTGTCTCATCTGGAGGAAAATAGTTAATAACTTATAAAGAAGAAGCTTCCTCATGCTTAATGATGGTTGTTACGGAATAATTGGTGTACCCATTTTATGGTCATCGTCCCCCGGTCTCGTTCAGTTAATTGATGGAAAAGCTTATGCTCCTATATTTTGATAAAACTCTCATTCAGCTGGGAAACCACACAGGTAATGAGCTTGGAAAGAGAGAAATCCATTTTGTAGAATATATCTGATAGTTGTGACATATGTATTTGATAACATGCTTCTAAAGTGAGGTACTAACTTAGTGTCTAACTTTCTGAGCTTTGTGATAGATATAGTTGAAGATAATCTTTTAGGCAAGATAACTGCATTTCAATCTTCCCCTCTTCCCTAACTAGCCATGCTTGACTGCAATCACCTAAATGTGGGTAAAAGCTTCTCTCTTGACACTCTTGCAAGTGGTTGCACCATTCAGTAGCTGCTTTTGCTTTCTAGTCTCCTAGCTTTGCTTTTGCATTTGTTTATTTTCAGGCAATCAAAGTGTTATGTTTCCTAGCTtagatctattttttttttaataattacaaTATTTTTGGACATATTGTGATACTTCatgtgtttttttccttttttttatatggaggaggttttttttttcttttgttttctaaagGAAGATTTTCTTTTGGGGGGTGGGGGCCAGCATGGGAGCCACAAGGTATCTCATGACAAGGTATAATTCACACCAAAGAGAGTTTATTTTGCCAGGAAGGTAAATTAGTTTGCTGCAATTAGTTTGGCACGTAACACCATTGAATTAATGTATGTTCTGAAAGTCTTCTCAGGGAGCTCAAATAAGGTGCCTTTAGTCCCCTTTAAGCTGGTACCCATATCTAGAACGGTTTATTCTTAAATAGGATTATCCACGAATTTTGCTATTGCCGGGTTATTCTGGCCTAGTTAGTTTTTTGGGACTAGGCATGATTTACAATGGAACTAATCTTGTATTGCGATTATGCCCTTGGCTATGAAAAGACAACTGAAGttgaaaaagtatttttaaattggTCACTGTTCACAGAGGAAGGGGTATAATTGCAGTCGGGAGGAAAGCGACACATTTTTTGGGTCTTTGCCACAATAGGCTCAAAACCAAGATATTACATTACACCCAAGAAGACCTTCGAAATCCATGAATCCAACTTGGTGCATTATTTGCGCAAACAGCAACCAGATCCGTAGTTTTCATATCGATGTCTACTCTGCAGAGTGCTATGGCAGGattattttagttttttaaagATTCTTTTGTGCTTCAATATTTTCAGTTAGTGAGTCTTAAATGATTACGACACAAAGGATGGTAATGTTCTAGCCAGTAAGCCAGGAGCTGTATGCTATTATATGGTATATTCTGGTAGAGAATAATTGTTAAATGTGCAAAGATCTTTTGGTAGAAAATGTGAACAATAGAGTAGCCATTCATTCTTCTTTATGGTCTAGACCAGCAGATCTGTTTCATGATATTGACCTGACAGTCTTAACGGGATTGGAGACTCTGTTTATCTTTCCAGCTGTACTTATGTTGAGGTCATCTAAATTTTTTTCTTTGTACACTTCTTTATCAATACTAATTGGCGAGGGTGCTGTCGGGGACTCGGGGTATGGGATGCTGAAAGTTTTGACAAAGGGCGAAATATGGTCTCGGTGCTAGTCTATGGGGGACTGGACTAGAATCTCCTTCTTCACCTCAGCTGGTCATTGTCCTGTGCCAAACATGGTAAAAGCTTCCATTTTATCAAAAATGCTAGTCGGTGTGAAACATATGATGTATATCTTATTCCGTTCGCTTGGGAAGTGAAGAAGTGCTGATCTTGCTGGAGCTCTTTTGTAAGGCTGGTGATTGATTCTAATAAGATATTCATCCCTCCATTTCATATGATACATTCCTTACTTATcacaaaataacaataataataacaataacaataacaataacaatttgGCCTATGAATAAGAAGAAGATACAAGTATGATACACTTTCCAATTTGGCCTATCCTGAAATATTTAACATGGTTTTAGAAGTAAATTAATAATTCATAAAGCTCCcttttatcaaatattttggtTCATTATcctttctgaaaaaaaaaaaaaaggaggaggagaaggaggagaagaaggagaaggagaaggaggaggaataTGAATATGATACATGATACACTTTCCAATTTGGCCTATCCTGAAATATTTAACATGGTTTTACAAGTAAATTAATAATTCATAAAGCTCCcttttatcaaatattttggtTCATTAtcctttcttaaaaaaaaaaaaaaaaaaaaaaaaccatttaAAGAGATAACACATAAATACCCCTCTCCACTAGTAGCAAGTGTCCAACTAaacacctaaaattttgcggggaTCTATTAACCCCCAATACTTGTTCAAAGTGGAATTAGTACCCTCTTGAGATGCCACACATTTGATAGTATTTACTTTCTTAAAAGCATGGACAGCTctgtgcacaaagcatcccgcattcaTACAGGATCTGGGGAAGGGCCGTACCCCAGGGGTTTGATGTCAACAGATTATGCATGTTGAGCTTTTTTATCCTTCATATAAACAAACACCATATAACACCACCTTTCTACCCggatttgccaaaatagagactCGTTTCAGCTTCTTCCTCCAGATTCACAGAGCATTTCCCCTCAGACCATCTCCTTCAATTGCTCACTCGACACCCAGACAGTACCAAGATCTTCTCAGCTGGTCCTTTGAAAAACTTACCATAAccactctttttctctctcaCCCAAAAACAGCTCCGTACCTTCGTTCTTCCAACGGCAAAGCCATTGTTGGATCACAGAGTATATATCAAACACATACAGACCCATTTTTCATGACACTCACTTTCTCTCAAGAAAACCCTCGAAAGAAACACACTCACAACCCCATTTCCCTCATAAACACGATCCCCAATAACACCAACCCAGTGGATACGGAAGTTCAAGAGGACCAAGGGAGCTCTGGTGTTCGGGGTCTCACCACTTCGAACCATTTACCTGAGATCCAATCTTTGCTGCAAAATTAAGGGAGATTTCTTAGATAGAGTGGtgaccagtgttttaaaaggcgaaaTTGGGGCGAGCCCCATGGCGGCGCGTAGCAAAACGCCCCGGAGAATCGTTTGACCCGCTGTTTTGTGCGTTTGCCTAGGCGTAAGGCGCGTTTTTGTCTTGGGCGTAAGCCCAAAAGACTAACCCAAATTGAAACGAAATTGTCCTGATAAGTCCTTAATTTAAGCCTAAATACTTACATTTCTTGCTGTTAAGTActcaaaagtaaaagaaaaattatcAAAAGCTTTTTTATGCTTAGCCGTAACTTTTTTATTTGTTCACTTTGTCTTCTTCTACCAAGGTGAATCTTTTCAAACTACAAAAGTGAATACTGATGCAACTTTTGTTGTTTCACAAGATGAGAATCCGGTTGAGAAGTTGCTTCCTCCTGAGCCAAAGAAACACAAGACCATTGAGATTAAATTTGTATGAGATGGAGTGGATAGTCTGTTTTCCTGACATAGGAATCGaaagtactctattttgatgACTGAttatgataaaataaaaatagtttaGATCCAATGCTAGGAATACTaatcttttactctttcttctcatttcttgctgtattttcatatttttgaagTATTATGAGTCCAACGTGAGAAACAGTATGTTGCTTGTAGTAGGCATTGGTTGGTTTCTTATTAATGCAGTGAAATGCTTGTATTAAAAAAGCAGTTTTATATACGTCTCCCACttgttttataataatttttgatttttttataatttctatGTAATTTACcttttttaaaaactatttccaattatattatttaaaaaatattaaaaattaaagttCCATGGGGCTTATACTTAGCGCCTCGGGGCTTATGCCCTCGCCCGATGACAGGTAAAACACCTCGTCTTGCACCCATGCCTTTAAAAACACTGGTGACAGGTGTTTTGGAGCGGTTAACACAAAAATTGTGCAAGTGTGGGTGACTGACACCGTGTTTGATCAAAATCTAGTTGCGATATTTGTTACCAAGTGATTTCTGTAGGAAaatgcattttttttaaaatcccaCTGAAATGAATAAGCCAATTAGTGATCATGGAGGATCTGGAGTCGCTTCACCATGGGAGATAGTAGTAAATTGTGAATATATTAGTAAATCGTGACAGGTGGAGTGATTTTTTTAGGGTGGGGGATGGTGGAGGAAGATAGAATAATAGAGAAAGAATccagaaaaagggaaaaaagtggAAGAAAATCGAGTGGTTAAATACAGCGCACATGTGCATGTATCTCACCGCTTAACACAAAATCTAGTTCTCATAAAGAgggtattcatttcactttaaaAAAAGTCTAATGGGATAAAAGCACGCTCACAATGTTTAGGTGTATAGTTGGAATTTCGGAACAAGTTGAGAGGTTTCTTGTGTGCTATCCCATTTTTAAATTCATTTAAATTATTGAACTTAAAGCAGTGATGTGAAGTTTCTATGATCGCTCTAGCATGTCAACTATTTAAGATTCTTTTTCCTGTACTATTATTTCAAGCAAGTCATGCAAATTAAGACAAGGGAGGAAGATGTTCTTGCACTAAGCACTTATAGTCTGAGACATCTGGGGAATATCTAATTTTCTTTGTTTGTGAATTGAAGAGTTGCTATTCTTGATAAATCTTTTGTGGAAGTCTAGTGAATCATTACATTGGATTTGTGCTAATCAGTGTCATAAAGTGGGTAACTGACAAGTTAGCATGTTTTTCCTCGAAGTGATTTTCCATTAACCTCGAATCTAGTTAATTACCCAATTAATGACAAATCAATTCAAGGAAAAAGATGTTGACTTGTCGTTAGTCGAATCTTGTTAATTACCCAATTAAGTGACATTCCTCTCCTGGTTAGTATTTAGTGACAAGTATATTGGAACGACAGAAACCAGCGATTCCATGAAGGCAAACCTGACTCTATAATTAGGAATAAATCAACATGTATATTTTTGCCGATATGTTTGGTGTGAATCAGTTGGAACTACTAATGCAGAGGTCATTTTCCTGTTCGAATATCAATAGTGGCATTAGaaattttctactgattttactcCAATGGATATCCCGGGATAGATCATCATGCTAAATGTTTTTGTACATGTAGTATGGATTAGTATTATGAAGGCCAAACATCTGATCATAACAAGGAGTGCATGGATTAATAAGGTTTTAGTTCTTTTCTATGGGAGTTCCCTTTTATTTGGGTGGCTGTCTTCTTATGCACCTTCACTGTTTTGGTGCCACTACATATTCTAATTAACTTCTGTAGTTTCAAATCAATTAGCTTTGGGGTTGGCACCTGCTCTCTTAGTGTTAGCCTTAGGTTGGCATGCGCTAATTTATGTAATCAGAAGGAAAAATAGTGCAGCGCAATATATTCCAATTTTATTTTGTTCTGCACCATATACTGTGTCCCCTAACAAGGTTTTCACTGGTTTGGTTGTTGCAGGATTATCGCTGTATCTCTGCACCTCTTCCCTTTTGTTGATATGTCAACTGCTGTATAGATTGACATTTTGAAGAACTTTTCTCAGTTGACTTGACTAACATATGAACGAGATCTTCTTTGGTTTTTTGCTCTCTGGTGCATATTGTCTCTTAGTGCTGCCACTTGTATAAAACTTACCCTTTCTTAAATTGACTAACATATGAATGTTGCTCTTCCTCATCTTTAGTTACTCCGTTGAAGGAGAAGAAATGCACAGGATATCCTGCATTAGACCGACGTTCTGCAAGAGGATGCAATTGTTTTCATGTTGCTTTGGTTGAAATTAACGGAAGTAAGCACGTATAACTTGCTTATTTATGATACTAGTCATGGATTTGACAGCTAATTTCAGCTGGAGAAGTTGCACTTGTGTTTTCCGtctcatatttctcttttttGATAGGTTTTTCTGTCCCATATTTCTAGGAGCTCCTACTGTTTTTCATCCTAGCTCAATAACTGGACCttcttaatattattatttgGACTTGGTTATAATTAGTTGCTTTAAGCCTGCGCGTGGTTCTATCTAATTCTGCAGTGCCTGCGTACAAGAAAAGTAAAGACTCTCGAGCCCGCTTTTGAAGTCTCTGATAGTCGAGTGAAGTTCTTTTTCTTTGATGAAAACAGTCAGATGAAGTTTGTTCAATGATTTTGTTGGTAACGCATGATGGAAAAATGCATCTAAGCTTCATATCTATTTTTAGTTGGAGAAAGTGCTTTCATCTTTATTAACGGAATTGACTAGATCATTGGTGATAGATGGGCGCAGGGCGTATAAATTAGTCTATAGGTCAAGTCCTAAATTGACGATACTTCTGAGCCGGGAACTCGTTAAACAGCATGAAATCAAGATTTAAGTCCTGGACGGGAAAAGAGTACAAGGCAAATAGAGGAAGACCAATTAGATTCTGTAAAGTAAAGAAGCAATAGCTCAACACTCTGTTTCAGTTAAGTATTACATTTCAGGTTAAGCAGCAAACACCAAAACTTTGTGAACAATGTTTTGGGGTTAAACTGTCTCCATAACATGTTTTCTTCTTCATCAAATTAG
This DNA window, taken from Nicotiana tabacum cultivar K326 chromosome 15, ASM71507v2, whole genome shotgun sequence, encodes the following:
- the LOC107776068 gene encoding uncharacterized protein LOC107776068; protein product: MAELQQPDAPITAAAIPSATATTTTSNTTSIAPPPPPSDNPPTNNVNSNNLGLSLAPKRQRRPSVRLGEIGNSPSDTHFRRGPKTWRFHKDPTLAAKTSKTRPLTNLVNGGAGGDNYDDNNTIVENNNNYNFNLGNRKSKSRKPTKRVRTNWHSSKFDTLIHEEANFFREDNNDNEEFREFEPSPGSESPVKEHSPVNSMEHMGLQYWDRRGIRTRVSESRDHHDDLNNEGVNSGDKSSIGVREWLIGLGLGRYAPVFEIHEVDDEVLPMLTLEDLKDMGINAVGSRRKMYNALLKLRKGFS